The genomic segment CGCCATCGCACTAAGCACATCAAGCAGCTCGCCCTTCAGCGTCTCCTCGGCATCCGGCGCAGCTCCGCCTACAACACCAATAAGACGGTCTTCCTCTTCAGCCAGCTTGGCTTTCAAATCGGCAAGCTGCAGCTCCAGAGCAGCTGCACGGCTGCGGAATTCCGCCTCTTCCTGCATCAGAGTGCCAATGCGGGCATCCTGAGAAGCAGCGGATTCCTCAAGTTGCAGCTTGTTATGCTCCAAGTTGCGTTTGCGTTCCTTCAAAACCTCGCCGTAGCCCTCGCATTTTTCATAATCCTCGCTGTATTGCAGCATCGCTTCATGAAGGCGGTCGAGCTTCTCCTCAATTTCGCGCAGCGCAAGGCGATCCTTCTCCAAATGCGCATCATGCTTGCTCACAACCGTTGACAGCTCCAGCTCGCTTTGCTTGAGCAGCTCCAGCTTGGCATTTGCCTCCGACCAAGATTTATGGACCGAATCAATGTTATGAACGTACATGGAAATTTCTTTCGTCCGCAGCTGCTCCCGCAGCGCTTTATAATGAATCGCTTTCTCCGATTGTTCCTTAAGCGGCCCAACCTGGTCTTCGAGCTCAGTAACCAAATCGTGAATGCGCAGCAGGTTCTGCTCCGTCTCATCAAGCTTCTTCTGAGCTTCACGCTTGCGCGATTTATATTTAACGATACCGGAAGCTTCTTCAAAAATACCACGGCGATCCTCAGACCTTGTGCTTAGTATTTCCTCAATTCGGCCTTGCCCGATAATCGAATAAGCTTCCTTGCCGATTCCCGTATCCATAAACAGCTCCGTAATATCCTTGAGCCGACATGATTGCTTGTTAATCATATATTCACTGTCACCGCTGCGATGGACACGGCGGGTTACTGTCACCTCATTGTACTCCAGTGGCAGTGCTCCATCCGTATTGTCGAGCGTCAGCGACACTTCGCCATAATTGACTGCTTTGCGCGCGTCGCTTCCGGCGAAAATAATATCTTCCATTTTGCCGCCGCGAAGGCTTTTGGCGCTTTGCTCGCCGAGCACCCAGCGGATGCCGTCGGAAATATTGCTTTTGCCGCTGCCGTTAGGGCCGACCACTGCCGTAATCCCCGTAACGAACTCCATCTCCGTCTTATCGGCAAACGATTTAAAACCTGCTAGTTCAATACGCTTAAGGAACATAAATTGTCTTTCACCTCACCCGCTATTGTACCACAAAATCCAGACGCCGGATAACCTCACTTTATGCCTTCTGGCAACTACTCTTATAATTAAAAAAAGAGGCCACAAGGATTTATACCAATCCCAGTAGCCTCTTCCTATAGCTTCCTCTTTACGGCTGAGCGGAAAGGGAGTGCCACGCTTCTTCCGCTGCGCGCTGCTCCGCTTCCTTCTTCGTCCGACCGCTGCCGCTGCCGCATCTGGCATCACCCAAAATCACTTCCACGACAAACTCCCGATCATGCGCCGGTCCGCGCTCCTCGGTAATCCGGTATTCTACCGTACCGAGCCCATGATGCTGGGCGCGCTCCTGCAGCTTGGATTTGAAATCCTTCACGAGCAGGCCGTAATCGTTCGATTCGATGAATGGAAACACATGCTCTTCAAGAAAAGCACGAGCCCGGTCCATACCCGCATCGAGAAAAATCGCACCGACAAACGCTTCAAACAAATCCGCCAGCAGTGCCGGCCTTTGTCTGCCGCCCAGCTGCTCTTCGCCCCGTCCCAGCAGGACATAAGCGCCAAGAGCGAGCCGTTCCGCAAAAAGGGCAAGTGACGGTTCACATACGACCGAGGCGCGCATACGCGTAAGCTCGCCCTCCGGCCGGCGTGGATATGAGCGAAACAGAAATTCCGAGACGAGCAGCTGCAATACCGCATCGCCCAAAAACTCCAAACGCTCATTATGCTCGATTGTGCCATGTTTATGCTCATTTACATACGACGTATGCGTGAAAGCTTGCTTCAGCAGCCTATGTTGTTTGAAGCGTAGCCCCAGACGCGACTGCAGCTCGCTTAGAGAATCATGCTTCATAAACTTTCATCACGATCGTCGCATTATGACCGCCGAAACCGAAGGAGTTGGACATTGCGATTCGAACATCCGCTTTGCGCGGCTCATTCGGCACATAATCCAAATCACATTCTGGATCCTGGTTGTCTAAGTTAATCGTTGGTGCAATGATACCGTTTTGCAGCGTCAAGCCTAAAATAACCGCTTCCACTCCGCCGGCTGCGCCAAGCAAATGTCCCGTCATCGACTTCGTCGAGCTGACTGCCAGCTTATAGGCATGGTCGCCAAATGCTTTCTTAATCGCTTTCGTCTCCGAACGGTCGCCTACTGGCGTTGAAGTGCCGTGAGCATTAATATAATCGATTTCTTCTGGAGCAAGTCCAGCATCTTTGAGCGCTTTCACCATACAGCGTGCTGCGCCGTCTGGATCCGGCTCTGTCATATGATGCGCATCGCCGCTCATGCCATAGCCAATAATTTCAGCGTAGATCCGAGCTCCACGTTTTTGGGCATGCTCGAGAGATTCCAATACAAGCACGCCTGCACCCTCGCCCATAACGAAACCATCGCGGTCAATATCGAAAGGACGGCTCGCTTTGCTTGGCTCATCATTGCGAACGGACATGGCGCGCATGGAGCAGAAGCCGGCCATTCCCGTTGGACGGATAGTCGCCTCAGCACCGCCGCACAGCATGACATCAGCGTCGCCGCGCATAATCATTTTATAAGAATCACCAATGGAATGCGTGCCTGTCGCACAAGCGGTAACCGCCGTGCTGTTCGGTCCTTTCGCGCCAGTCAGCATGGATACTTGACCAGATGCCATATTGGCGATCATCATTGGAATAAAAAACGGGCTGACGCGCTTCGGGCCTTTTTCCAGCAAAATATTATGCTGATCTTCCCAAGTGCCCAGGCCGCCAATTCCGGAACCAATCATAACGCCTACGCGTTCTTCATCAGCGTTTTCACCGATTTTTAAATCTGCATCCTTAACCGCCAATTGGCTGGCTACCGCAGCGAACTGCACGAAGCGGTCCATACGGCGCGCTTCCTTCTTGTCCAATCCGAAATCCTCCGGATTGAAGTTTTTGATTTCTGCGGCAATGTACGTTGGGTATTCTGAAAAATCGAACGCTTCCACAACGGACACACCAGACTTGCCTGCGAGCAAATTGCCCCAAAACTCCTCAAGCTCATATCCGAGGGAAGTCATAACTCCCATACCTGTAACGACAACTCTTTGCTTCATTTCGATTCACCTCTATGAACTGCAATATAGATAACACGCTGCTGCGCTGTATCTTTTATATATAAATAGCTCTTACGCTCATTTATTCGTCTTTATAATCACATGCCCTAGATGGAGAGAAGTCCCGTTTGTGACAACGGGACCCAGGCTTCCTTAGTTAAGAGATTGTATGTATTTAACAACTTCTCCTACTGTTGTGATTTTCTCTGCATCTTCATCAGAGATCTCCATATCGAACTCGTCTTCAAGCTCCATGACCAATTCCACGACATCGAGCGAGTCAGCGCCGAGGTCATCTTTAAATGAAGCTTCAAGCGTTACTTCCGCTTCGTCTACACCTAGGCGGTCTACAACGATACGTTTTACGCGATCTATTACTTCGGACATCCGGTTCACCTCCTCTTTGGTATTATACGAGAATTAAAACTAAAATGCCATACGTAACCGTTTTAATTCCCGGCAAGGTCTTTGCGGCACTTTTTTTACATGTACATGCCGCCATCTACATGAACGGTTTGACCCGTCATATAGCCTGCTACATCAGACGCCAGGAAACGTACAGCTGCTGCAATATCCTCAGGGCTGCCAAGGCGCGCAAGCGGAATTTGACCGGCAAGCGATTCCTTCATTTCTTCCGGAAGCTTGTCCGTCATTTCCGTCTGAATGAAGCCTGGCGCGACGCAGTTGACCGTAATGCCGCGCGAAGCCAGTTCCTTCGCGCTAGCTTTCGTAAGGCCAATAACGCCAGCCTTAGCGGCAACATAGTTAGCTTGTCCAGGATTGCCAAGCACCCCAACAACGGATGAAATATTAATAATGCGGCCTGAACGCTGCTTCATCATTGGACGAGTAACCGCCTTGATGCCATTGAATACTCCCTTCAAGTTCGTCTCAATAACTTGGTCAAATTCCTCTTCCTTCATACGCATGATCAGGTTGTCCCTTGTAATCCCGGCATTATTTACCAAAATATCAATAGCACCGAACTGCTCAAGCACATCCTTGACCATAGCCTCGAATTCAGCTGCCTTGCCTACATTAGCCTGCAGTACAATTGCACGGCGTCCAAGCGCCTCTACAGCTTGAGCTGTCTCAGCGGCGGCTGCCTCGCTGCCCGAATAGTTAATGGCCACATCGGCCCCGGCTTCTGCCAGCGCGATCGCAATCGCTCTACCTATTCCACGGGAAGCGCCCGTTACAAGCGCCTTCTTGCCTTCCAAATTCGCGAACATGATAAAACCTCCCCTATTCGGCTGCTTGCAGAGCATCCAGAGCTGCGATGCTGTTAAGCGAGATCACCTTGACGGATTTATCGATTTTTTTGATCAAGCCGGCAAGCACCGTGCCTGAACCGATTTCCACGAAAGTATCTACACCTTCCGCGATTAAATAACGAACGCTGTCTTCCCACAATACGGGCGAGTAGACTTGCTCGACCAGCAGTCCGCGAAGTTCCGCCGCATCCATCACTGCGCTAGCAGTAACGTTAGCTACAACAGGCACAGCTGCATCGCTCATGCTTACGTCTGCCAATACGCCAGCAAGCTGCTGGGCAGCAGGCTTCATAAGCGATGAATGGAAGGGGCCGCTAACCTCAAGCGGAATGACCCGCTTGAAACCTGCTTCCTTGCCGCGTTCGACAATCGCCTGAACACCCGCCGCAGATCCAGAAACGACGATCTGCCCTGGGCAGTTCACGTTCGCAAGCTCGACAACATGGCCTTCTGCCGTCACTGTACGGCATAGCTCGGCAAGCGCCTCGCGCTCTGCGCCAAGGACAGCTGCCATTGCGCCATGTCCACCCGGAACCGCCTGCTCCATAAAGAGACCGCGGGAACGCACTGTACGAACGGCGTCCTCAAAGGACAAAACGCCCGAAGCTACTAGCGCGCTGTACTCCCCAAGGCTGTGGCCCGCCACATAGTCCGCTTTCAAACCGCGGCCTTCTAGCGCTTGCAGCAGCGCGACGCTTACCGTAAGCAGCGCAGGCTGCGTATTCGCCGTCTGCTTCAGCGTATCTTCCGGCCCGTCAAAAATAATCTCGCTCAGCTTGAAGCCAAGCGCTTCGTCTGCCTGTTCAAAAACCTCGCGCGAGCGCGCGAACGCTTCATAAACATCTTTGCCCATCCCTACAGCCTGAGCGCCTTGTCCTGGAAATACAAAAGCGGTTTTACCCATCCTGCAATCCCTCCGTTACCAAATCAATACAGAAGCTCCCCAAGTCAGTCCGCCGCCAAAGCCGACGAATACGAGAGCATCTCCTTCTTTCACACGATTTTGCTCAACCGCTTCCGCCAGCGCAACCGGAATCGATGCTGCCGACATATTGCCGTAGTTGTTCAAATTGATCATGCATTTCTCCTCAGACAAATTCAGACGGTTAAGCGCCGATTGAATGATTCGAATATTCGCCTGATGCGGGATAAGCAGATCGATTTGATCCTTCGTCATATCCGCTTTGCGAAGCGCTTCCTCTGCTGCGCTGCCCATAATGCGCACCGCAAATTTAAACACATCATTGCCAGCCATATGGATAAAATGCTGCCGTGATGCGACACTTTCCTCCGAAGCTGGCATGCGGGAGCCGCCGCCGCTTACTTTCAGCAGCTCGCCGCCGCCTCCATCCGCTCCGAGCTGGAAAGACTTGAAACCTCTGCCTTCCGGAACCTCGCCAAGCACAACCGCACCCGCACCGTCGCCAAACAAAATGCATGTATTGCGGTCTGTGTAGTCCGTAATGCGCGAAAGCGTCTCTGCGCCAACAACAAGCACATGCTTATACAAGCCGGAAGAAATCATGCTCGTTGCTGTCGCAAGGCCATAAATAAAGCCCGAGCAAGCTGCGGAAAGATCGAATGCTGCCGCCTGCTTGGCTCCAAGCTTCTCTTGAAGCAGACAGGAGGTCGATGGAAACGCCATATCAGGCGTTATCGTCGCCACGATAATGAGGTCGATATCCTCTACCGTAAGCCCCGCAGCTGCAATCGCCGCTTTGGAGGCTTGATAAGCGAGGTCTGAAGTCGCTTCTTCGGGGGCAGCCATCCGGCGCTCGCTAATCCCGGTGCGAGTAACGATCCACTCATCATTCGTTTCAACCATTTGTTCAAGCTGCTGATTCGTAATAATACGTTCAGGCACATATTTGCCTGTACCAATAATGCCTACAGGATGCAAATTCACCACAACACACTCACTTCCCGCTTATTTCCGCTGCGATCGATTCGGTCAGCTTGCCCTGAATGGCAATTCGCGCCTGGCGAATCGCGCTTTTGACAGCTACCTCGTCAGAGGAGCCGTGGCATTTCATGACGAGCCCGTTCAAGCCGAGCAGCGGTGCGCTACCATGTTCTTTATAATCCATTTTGTTTTTGAGCTTGCGCAGCTTCGGCAGCATAATCGCTCCGGCCAGCTTGGTAAGCAGCGTTTCGCCAAAAGCGTCTTTGATGAAGCCAAACAGGCTGCCTGCCGTGCCTTCCATCGCTTTCAACATAATATTTCCAGCAAATCCGTCGCAAATGAGAACATCACAGCTGCGGCTAAGCACGTCTCTTGCCTCAACATTTCCAATAAAATGAATCGGCGACTGCTCAAGCAAATCGTATGCCGCCTTAGTCAGCTCATTGCCTTTGCGAGCTTCCGTTCCAACGTTGAGCAGCCCGATACGCGGCTTTTCCATTCCATGCACTTTGGAGCGATATATGCTCCCCATAATAGCGTATTGCAATAAATGCTCTGGCTTCGCGTCCATATTGGCGCCCAAATCAAGCGCCAGCATGCCGACATCGTCCATCGTCGGAAGCATAGGCGCAAGCGCCGGGCGCTCGATGCCATCCAGACGGCCGACAACGAGCAGCCCTGTCGTCATCAATGCTCCGGTATTTCCGGCGGACAACATCGCATCTGCCCGTTTTTCACGGACGAGCTGGCCCGCCACGACCATGGAAGCCCCTTTTTTACGCCTAACAGCCTTTACCGGCTCATCATCAGGTCCGATAACCTCATCGGCATGACAGAGGCTAATATTGGCTGGCTTATTGCCACCCATCAGCTGCTCGATGATGGCAGTATCGCCAACCAATACAAGCTCCGTATCCGGCCACTCGTGCGCGGCTTCAAGCACGCCCTTCACAATGAGCCCTGGCGCATTATCTCCGCCCATAGCGTCAATGGCGATCCGCATGTTCGTCCCCTCCTTCATTCTCCGCCTCCCCCGCGGAGCGGAAAATCACAAAATTCCCTTGAAAAACCATTTCTTCACCGACATACGTGAAAATTTCGACCTTTGCTTTGGTGCGTTCGCCGGAAATAGACCTCACATAGGCTTTCGCTATGCATTTTTCATCTAATTTTACCGGGCGAATGAACCGAATGTCCGCCGTTACCGTTAAAGCGATGGGATTGTCGATAATCGCGACGGCCAGCGAATTGGCTTGGGCAAAAACATGATGGCCCCGGGCAATGCCGGTTCGCGAGAACACATGCTCCTCACGTATTTCAAAGATCGAAATTCCGCTCTTGTCCAGCTGAAGATCAACAATATCACCTATCACTTCATGAAGCGGCAATGACCGTACCGTATCGTACGAACGCTCCGCCATCAGCTTCAGCCGCTCGCGCAGTTCGGGAATACCAAGTTCCATCCGATCCAGGCGGATCGTTTGGATGCTTACCTTTAAATGCCTGGTAAGCTCCCGGTCTGTCATGAACGGATTTTCCTCCATAAGTTTGGCAAGCAGCTGATGCCGCTGCCGTTTGGGCATTCGTTCGATCGTCGGCACCACCTTGGACTGGCGTGAGCAGGCACAAAAACGGCCTTTTTCACCAATCATATATTTTATAAAAACGTCAGCCCAACAGACCAACATCTGCTATTATCACCTGGTACTAAACTTCTCTATAAAAAAAGCCTCTGTAAGCAGCGAAGCAAGCCTAGACGGTTACTTCCACCTAATTAAAGGCGGCTTCGTCCCGAGAAGAAACGAAAAACGCTGCTATAAGGAGCTAAACGTGTGCAAAAAAACAGCACCTCACCAAGCGATGAAGTGCCATTGTGAGATCCCGGAAATTATTGAGCAATAATTTCTTTCGTTTTGTAGTATCCGCACACTTTGCATACGTGATGAGCCAATTTCAGCTCTCCGCATTGCTCGCATTTTACCATACCTGGCACAGCCAGCTTAAAGTGAGTGCGACGTTTGTCGCGGCGAGTTTTGGACGTTCTTCTTTGAGGTACTGCCATGTTTAACACCTCCTTCACAATATTCGCGAAGCGATACACTATTGATCCTTGAACAAATCCTTCAATGCTGCAAAACGATGGTCAAGCTTCTCGTTGTTGCAACCACATGTCTGTTCATTTAAGTTCTGTCCGCATGTGTGACAAAGTCCTTTACAGTCGCTCTTGCAAAGCGGGGCAAACGGCATAAACAGTTGAAGCGCCTCTTCCACATAAGGCTGCAAATTCAATCTTTCACCGGATACCGCAATGAAGTCGCTGTCGTCATCCTCTTCCTGCTCATCCTCGTCTTGGCCACGTTTCGGCGCAGGCTCAAACTGCTCGGAGAAAGGAATGACTGTATGCTCCTGAACGGCTTCCAAGCATCTGGAGCAAGCAAGCTCCCAATCGATCGTCATTTGACCATCAACCAAGATCGACCCTGCATTTCCTTCTACCTCAAGCGCTACATGGAGCGGACCTGTGTGAATCACATCAGCCCGTCCTTCAAATAGAGGGGCAACATCAATGGATTCATTGATTGTATGCTTCAACCTCTTGGACATCGTTTCTTCTACATGAAACTGCATATTATCACCTCAAACAAACAAAATTTATTATAGCTATTTTATAAGGGTTTTGTCAACATTTTCACAGAGGATTAGCTATTTTCCACTTTCAACGGTTGAAAATGAGGGCCACGATTCATATGATAATCACAGCTGTGCTATTCTTAAAATATAAGCAATTATAAGCTGTATACTTATTATAGGCTTATATTTCATCGCAAAACGGCTGCTTTGCCGCCAGAAGACGTCTTCAGCCGTTTACGCTTGAAATATAAGCAATGATTAAGTTGCACACTCACTAAAGGCTTATATTTCTCGGACTGAAACGCGCCGCGCCCACTAGAGAACGGCGACAGCCGTTTCACCTTGTACTGCACCCATTTTACAATTAAGGAGCACGGTTATATGCGTACGGTAGGATTAATTGTTGAATATAATCCGTTTCATAACGGCCATCGCTATCATTTGGAGCAGTCGCTGCTGGCAAGCAGATCTGATGCCGTTGTCGCTGTGATGAGCGGGCATTTCCTCCAGCGCGGCGAGCCTGCCGTGATGGACAAATGGAGCCGTACGGAAGCCGCGCTGCGCGGAGGCTGCGATCTCGTCATTGAGCTGCCTGTAGCCTACGCTACACAGGCAGCGGAATGGTTCTCCTACGGCGCCGTTGCGC from the Paenibacillus sp. BIHB 4019 genome contains:
- the fapR gene encoding transcription factor FapR encodes the protein MPKRQRHQLLAKLMEENPFMTDRELTRHLKVSIQTIRLDRMELGIPELRERLKLMAERSYDTVRSLPLHEVIGDIVDLQLDKSGISIFEIREEHVFSRTGIARGHHVFAQANSLAVAIIDNPIALTVTADIRFIRPVKLDEKCIAKAYVRSISGERTKAKVEIFTYVGEEMVFQGNFVIFRSAGEAENEGGDEHADRH
- the fabF gene encoding beta-ketoacyl-ACP synthase II, whose product is MKQRVVVTGMGVMTSLGYELEEFWGNLLAGKSGVSVVEAFDFSEYPTYIAAEIKNFNPEDFGLDKKEARRMDRFVQFAAVASQLAVKDADLKIGENADEERVGVMIGSGIGGLGTWEDQHNILLEKGPKRVSPFFIPMMIANMASGQVSMLTGAKGPNSTAVTACATGTHSIGDSYKMIMRGDADVMLCGGAEATIRPTGMAGFCSMRAMSVRNDEPSKASRPFDIDRDGFVMGEGAGVLVLESLEHAQKRGARIYAEIIGYGMSGDAHHMTEPDPDGAARCMVKALKDAGLAPEEIDYINAHGTSTPVGDRSETKAIKKAFGDHAYKLAVSSTKSMTGHLLGAAGGVEAVILGLTLQNGIIAPTINLDNQDPECDLDYVPNEPRKADVRIAMSNSFGFGGHNATIVMKVYEA
- the rnc gene encoding ribonuclease III, translating into MKHDSLSELQSRLGLRFKQHRLLKQAFTHTSYVNEHKHGTIEHNERLEFLGDAVLQLLVSEFLFRSYPRRPEGELTRMRASVVCEPSLALFAERLALGAYVLLGRGEEQLGGRQRPALLADLFEAFVGAIFLDAGMDRARAFLEEHVFPFIESNDYGLLVKDFKSKLQERAQHHGLGTVEYRITEERGPAHDREFVVEVILGDARCGSGSGRTKKEAEQRAAEEAWHSLSAQP
- the fabD gene encoding ACP S-malonyltransferase, with translation MGKTAFVFPGQGAQAVGMGKDVYEAFARSREVFEQADEALGFKLSEIIFDGPEDTLKQTANTQPALLTVSVALLQALEGRGLKADYVAGHSLGEYSALVASGVLSFEDAVRTVRSRGLFMEQAVPGGHGAMAAVLGAEREALAELCRTVTAEGHVVELANVNCPGQIVVSGSAAGVQAIVERGKEAGFKRVIPLEVSGPFHSSLMKPAAQQLAGVLADVSMSDAAVPVVANVTASAVMDAAELRGLLVEQVYSPVLWEDSVRYLIAEGVDTFVEIGSGTVLAGLIKKIDKSVKVISLNSIAALDALQAAE
- the rpmF gene encoding 50S ribosomal protein L32 yields the protein MAVPQRRTSKTRRDKRRTHFKLAVPGMVKCEQCGELKLAHHVCKVCGYYKTKEIIAQ
- the fabG gene encoding 3-oxoacyl-[acyl-carrier-protein] reductase; translation: MFANLEGKKALVTGASRGIGRAIAIALAEAGADVAINYSGSEAAAAETAQAVEALGRRAIVLQANVGKAAEFEAMVKDVLEQFGAIDILVNNAGITRDNLIMRMKEEEFDQVIETNLKGVFNGIKAVTRPMMKQRSGRIINISSVVGVLGNPGQANYVAAKAGVIGLTKASAKELASRGITVNCVAPGFIQTEMTDKLPEEMKESLAGQIPLARLGSPEDIAAAVRFLASDVAGYMTGQTVHVDGGMYM
- a CDS encoding DUF177 domain-containing protein; translation: MQFHVEETMSKRLKHTINESIDVAPLFEGRADVIHTGPLHVALEVEGNAGSILVDGQMTIDWELACSRCLEAVQEHTVIPFSEQFEPAPKRGQDEDEQEEDDDSDFIAVSGERLNLQPYVEEALQLFMPFAPLCKSDCKGLCHTCGQNLNEQTCGCNNEKLDHRFAALKDLFKDQ
- the acpP gene encoding acyl carrier protein, with translation MSEVIDRVKRIVVDRLGVDEAEVTLEASFKDDLGADSLDVVELVMELEDEFDMEISDEDAEKITTVGEVVKYIQSLN
- a CDS encoding beta-ketoacyl-ACP synthase III; this translates as MNLHPVGIIGTGKYVPERIITNQQLEQMVETNDEWIVTRTGISERRMAAPEEATSDLAYQASKAAIAAAGLTVEDIDLIIVATITPDMAFPSTSCLLQEKLGAKQAAAFDLSAACSGFIYGLATATSMISSGLYKHVLVVGAETLSRITDYTDRNTCILFGDGAGAVVLGEVPEGRGFKSFQLGADGGGGELLKVSGGGSRMPASEESVASRQHFIHMAGNDVFKFAVRIMGSAAEEALRKADMTKDQIDLLIPHQANIRIIQSALNRLNLSEEKCMINLNNYGNMSAASIPVALAEAVEQNRVKEGDALVFVGFGGGLTWGASVLIW
- the plsX gene encoding phosphate acyltransferase PlsX, with the translated sequence MRIAIDAMGGDNAPGLIVKGVLEAAHEWPDTELVLVGDTAIIEQLMGGNKPANISLCHADEVIGPDDEPVKAVRRKKGASMVVAGQLVREKRADAMLSAGNTGALMTTGLLVVGRLDGIERPALAPMLPTMDDVGMLALDLGANMDAKPEHLLQYAIMGSIYRSKVHGMEKPRIGLLNVGTEARKGNELTKAAYDLLEQSPIHFIGNVEARDVLSRSCDVLICDGFAGNIMLKAMEGTAGSLFGFIKDAFGETLLTKLAGAIMLPKLRKLKNKMDYKEHGSAPLLGLNGLVMKCHGSSDEVAVKSAIRQARIAIQGKLTESIAAEISGK